The nucleotide window GTTTGACTGAAGATGAAGCAAAAGAAAAAGGCCACGATGTGAAGACAGGAAAATTCTCCTTCAAGGCAATCGGAAAGGCACTCGTATATGGTGAATCCGATGGCTTTGTAAAGATTATAGCTGACAAGGAAACGAATGATATTCTTGGTGTCCATATGATTGGACCTCATGTAACAGATATGATTTCAGAAGCGGGACTTGCAAAAGTGCTAGATGCTACACCATGGGAAATTGCCCACACCATCCATCCTCACCCTACATTGTCCGAGGCAATCGGTGAAGCGGCCTTGGCTGTGGATGGCAAGGCAATCCATTCTTAAATTCTATTTTAAAAGCAAGAGCTCTTTTCCCCGGAAAAGAGCCTTGTACGAACAATTGGGAGGTATAAAGATGGCAGAAAATCGTCACGCTGCACTTGGCTTAAGTGATGAAAAGGTTATGAAAATGTATGAAACAATGCTTTTGGCCCGCCGGCTGGATGAGCGGATGTGGCTATTGAACCGTGCCGGGAAAATCCCGTTTGTCATTTCCTGTCAGGGACAGGAAGCTGCACAGGTAGGAGCTGCTTTTGCCCTGGATCGGGATAAGGATTATGTGCTTCCATACTACCGTGACATGGGTGTGGTCTTAACTTTTGGCATGACTGCTAAAGACCTGATGCTTTCCGGTTTTGCCAAAGCGGAAGACCCAAATTCAGGTGGGCGCCAGATGCCTGGACACTTTGGTCAAAAGAAGAACAGGATCGTCACAGGTTCTTCTCCGGTAACAACACAGGTTCCTCATGCTGTTGGAATCGCTCTTGCAGGTAAAATGGAGAAGAAGGATTTAGTAACGTTCGTTACGTTTGGAGAAGGTTCGTCGAACCAGGGTGATTTCCATGAAGGAGCAAACTTTGCGGGAGTCCATAAGCTTCCTGTCATTTTCATGGTTGAAAACAATAAATATGCGATTT belongs to Mesobacillus subterraneus and includes:
- a CDS encoding thiamine pyrophosphate-dependent dehydrogenase E1 component subunit alpha, with translation MAENRHAALGLSDEKVMKMYETMLLARRLDERMWLLNRAGKIPFVISCQGQEAAQVGAAFALDRDKDYVLPYYRDMGVVLTFGMTAKDLMLSGFAKAEDPNSGGRQMPGHFGQKKNRIVTGSSPVTTQVPHAVGIALAGKMEKKDLVTFVTFGEGSSNQGDFHEGANFAGVHKLPVIFMVENNKYAISIPYERQVAAEKVSDRAIGYGMPGVTVDGNDPLEVYKVVKEAADRGRRGEGPTLVEAVSYRLTPHSSDDDDRSYRAPDEVAQAKTKDPIITFGAYLKENGIMNDETEKEINDRIMKLVNEATDYAENAPYAEPEQALKYVYAEE